In Treponema denticola, one genomic interval encodes:
- a CDS encoding FprA family A-type flavoprotein, whose protein sequence is MEAKKLTESVYCIHADIHDRTARFEGIWLLPHGVSINSYVVKGEKTALIDIVKDWDGSVDSYRKQLESIGLSFSSFDYVILNHLEPDHADLINLVKEENPKAEILASSKGAALVKNFFKINEGVRAVKDGEVLDLGGGKKLVFYETPNIHWPETMMTYDPDDKILFSCDAFGSYGCIGEKIFDDQHTEDELNFFENEALRYYANIVASFSTFVNKGIEKLAALELKFICPSHGLVWRGNPSRIVELYKKFADYNTGTGSGLEKTICIIWGSMYGYTKAGLDAVIEGIDEEGVPYSIYRIPDTDATFILGEAYRSAGLLLAMPTYEYKMFPPMAHILDLFERKHFINKKVFRIGSWGWVGGAKKEYEEKIEKFKWTNIESHEWQGKLSDEDKRILKERGRELARAVKNG, encoded by the coding sequence ATGGAAGCAAAAAAACTTACGGAAAGCGTTTATTGTATTCATGCAGATATACATGACAGAACAGCACGCTTTGAAGGTATATGGCTATTGCCTCACGGCGTTTCTATAAATTCTTATGTTGTAAAGGGAGAAAAAACCGCCCTTATAGATATAGTAAAAGACTGGGACGGCTCGGTAGATTCTTACCGAAAGCAGCTTGAATCCATAGGGCTTTCGTTTTCTTCTTTTGATTATGTGATCTTAAACCACCTTGAACCTGACCACGCAGACCTTATAAACCTTGTGAAGGAAGAAAACCCTAAGGCCGAAATTTTGGCTTCTTCAAAAGGTGCTGCCCTTGTCAAAAACTTTTTTAAGATAAACGAGGGGGTAAGGGCCGTAAAAGACGGAGAGGTTTTGGACCTAGGCGGAGGGAAAAAACTTGTATTTTATGAGACGCCGAATATCCACTGGCCCGAAACCATGATGACCTATGACCCTGACGATAAAATTTTATTTTCTTGCGATGCCTTCGGCTCGTACGGTTGTATAGGCGAAAAAATCTTCGATGACCAGCACACGGAAGATGAACTTAACTTTTTTGAAAATGAGGCCCTTAGGTACTATGCAAACATCGTTGCAAGTTTCAGTACCTTTGTAAACAAGGGAATCGAAAAACTTGCCGCCCTTGAGCTTAAATTTATTTGTCCGAGTCACGGTCTGGTTTGGAGGGGAAATCCTTCACGAATCGTAGAACTTTATAAAAAATTTGCAGATTATAATACCGGAACCGGAAGCGGATTGGAAAAGACCATCTGTATTATTTGGGGCTCAATGTACGGTTATACCAAGGCCGGTCTTGATGCGGTTATTGAAGGAATAGATGAAGAAGGCGTACCTTATTCTATCTATAGAATTCCCGACACGGATGCTACCTTTATTTTGGGAGAAGCCTACCGCTCTGCAGGTCTTTTATTGGCAATGCCTACCTATGAGTACAAGATGTTCCCGCCTATGGCCCATATCCTTGACCTATTTGAAAGGAAGCACTTTATCAATAAAAAGGTGTTCCGCATAGGAAGCTGGGGCTGGGTAGGGGGAGCCAAAAAAGAATACGAGGAAAAAATAGAAAAATTTAAGTGGACCAATATCGAATCCCATGAATGGCAGGGTAAGCTCAGCGATGAGGATAAGCGGATATTAAAAGAAAGAGGCAGGGAATTGGCAAGGGCCGTAAAAAACGGATAA
- a CDS encoding MFS transporter: MSKFKTHEKWFIFLKTANIFFTVLNSCVISLYLKNQNFSYFQISILFSLILGVGFIFEYPSGLLADYFGRKKTFAAGLFFSCMQYLCYGFARNFLFFLFGSFFAGISDAFLSGSLEGWLVSENKKIENEKNNVRVFSISRTCINIFSVVSILLITRFIDLGINRLFVFAGIGLFILSGAAFFIFPDNKAQDATIKQNLKSSVNELFHSKSVLQAGLILASLYTCFSIYILIWQNMARSLSFTDAHIPLLRSITLVGGAIASYTARKARTVSAKRKILTSCFILIAVSFCIMAIRGNSCIFSKTYLFLQPFTAAMFVYGLGTGAVIPLFYGHLSEVIKGEAHASVFSLVSGFASLVGIGTTIIIGIVIDYAGFFKILIAGAVFSGFTGIIITARFGKIKVKQ; encoded by the coding sequence ATGAGTAAATTTAAGACACATGAAAAATGGTTTATTTTTTTAAAGACGGCGAATATTTTTTTTACTGTGTTAAATTCATGCGTAATATCACTTTATTTGAAAAATCAAAACTTTTCGTATTTTCAAATAAGTATTTTATTTTCGCTTATTCTCGGTGTAGGTTTTATTTTTGAATATCCTTCAGGTCTTTTAGCCGATTACTTTGGGCGCAAAAAAACTTTTGCTGCAGGTCTCTTTTTTTCTTGTATGCAGTATTTATGTTACGGATTTGCGAGAAACTTTTTATTTTTTTTGTTCGGTTCTTTTTTTGCAGGGATAAGTGATGCTTTTTTATCGGGTTCACTTGAAGGCTGGCTTGTTTCTGAAAATAAAAAGATAGAAAATGAAAAAAATAATGTACGAGTTTTTTCTATTTCTCGAACATGCATAAATATATTTTCCGTTGTTTCAATTTTACTGATAACCCGTTTTATCGATTTAGGTATTAACCGCTTATTTGTTTTTGCCGGAATAGGCTTATTTATTTTATCGGGGGCAGCATTTTTTATTTTCCCCGATAACAAGGCTCAAGATGCAACGATAAAGCAAAATTTAAAATCGTCCGTAAACGAGCTATTCCATAGTAAATCCGTTTTACAGGCTGGTTTAATTTTAGCTTCATTATACACCTGTTTTTCCATATATATTCTTATTTGGCAAAATATGGCTCGCTCTTTATCTTTTACAGATGCACATATTCCATTATTGCGATCGATCACTCTTGTAGGAGGAGCTATTGCCTCGTATACAGCTCGTAAAGCTAGAACCGTTTCAGCTAAAAGAAAAATACTTACAAGTTGCTTTATATTGATTGCCGTTTCGTTTTGTATTATGGCGATTAGAGGTAACAGTTGTATTTTTTCAAAAACATATCTATTTTTACAGCCGTTTACAGCGGCAATGTTTGTTTACGGTTTGGGAACAGGAGCCGTTATTCCGCTTTTTTACGGACATCTAAGTGAGGTAATTAAAGGAGAAGCGCATGCATCGGTTTTTTCGTTGGTAAGCGGATTTGCGAGTTTGGTAGGTATCGGTACAACGATTATAATCGGCATTGTAATTGACTATGCAGGTTTTTTTAAGATTCTTATTGCAGGAGCGGTTTTTTCAGGTTTTACTGGAATTATAATTACCGCGAGATTTGGGAAAATAAAGGTAAAACAATAA
- a CDS encoding ABC transporter permease, which translates to MENFVDRFKEFWNDFKKEKIGIVAIVLLGLLVLLIILEPIVLPFKGTNDNWHNISYWEDNPASAPPVWSELFSSKKSARTVRFTEPEITEEESEHFGKAKVYNFKYNYNYDKNPNNIIFRAELTGNVIMSMDVIRPDGKRIELGVFPKGNLKDYHSRFTVLTDAKSTMQQFTASYGASATSGNANPVQLLFSEVSKTMYRDKKPLKGEYVFKFVIPKDVASNSANKIENPRLIIPGAVSGLLGTDLNKRDLFSGVMAGLKWALLIGLVASIISVLVGVMYGIISAYFGGTVDTIMMFIFEIVVSVPIIPILIVAAAVFKPSIWMIILALIIFGWTGSVKTVRSMALQIKEETYIEAAKALGAGKWRIILKHIAPLLLPYSFAIMASSVPGAIIFESSLSLLGLGDPSIVTWGQILHDAQSSGATLNGLWWWIIPPGLFIALLGMIFAFLGFAMDKILHPKLRTR; encoded by the coding sequence ATGGAAAATTTTGTTGATAGATTTAAAGAATTTTGGAATGATTTTAAAAAAGAAAAAATAGGCATAGTTGCTATAGTTCTTTTAGGTTTACTTGTGCTTTTAATTATACTTGAGCCTATTGTCTTGCCCTTTAAGGGAACAAACGATAATTGGCATAACATTTCTTATTGGGAAGATAACCCTGCTTCCGCCCCTCCCGTATGGTCGGAATTGTTCAGCTCAAAAAAATCGGCTAGGACGGTTCGGTTTACCGAACCCGAGATTACGGAAGAGGAATCGGAGCATTTCGGTAAGGCTAAGGTTTATAATTTTAAGTATAACTATAATTACGATAAAAATCCCAATAACATTATTTTTAGAGCCGAACTTACGGGCAATGTAATAATGAGTATGGATGTTATCCGGCCTGACGGAAAGCGTATTGAGCTCGGTGTTTTTCCAAAAGGAAATTTAAAAGATTATCACAGCCGTTTTACGGTTTTAACCGATGCAAAATCCACAATGCAGCAGTTTACGGCTTCTTACGGCGCTTCTGCTACATCGGGAAATGCAAATCCTGTTCAGTTATTGTTCTCTGAAGTTTCAAAGACCATGTACAGGGATAAAAAGCCTTTAAAGGGTGAATATGTTTTTAAATTCGTTATACCTAAAGATGTTGCATCCAACTCTGCTAATAAGATTGAAAATCCTCGGCTTATAATTCCGGGAGCGGTTTCGGGACTTTTGGGTACCGACCTAAACAAGAGAGATTTATTTTCCGGCGTTATGGCCGGTTTAAAATGGGCTCTTTTAATAGGTCTTGTTGCAAGTATTATTTCGGTTTTGGTCGGCGTTATGTACGGAATTATAAGTGCCTACTTCGGCGGAACGGTTGATACGATTATGATGTTTATCTTTGAAATAGTCGTGTCCGTTCCTATTATTCCTATATTGATTGTAGCGGCCGCAGTTTTTAAACCGAGTATATGGATGATAATCCTTGCCCTTATTATTTTCGGCTGGACAGGCTCGGTAAAGACCGTCCGCTCAATGGCCTTACAAATAAAGGAAGAAACCTATATTGAAGCTGCAAAGGCCCTCGGTGCCGGAAAATGGAGAATCATTCTAAAACATATCGCACCTCTTCTTTTGCCTTATTCTTTTGCTATTATGGCAAGTTCGGTTCCGGGAGCTATTATTTTTGAATCCTCTCTTTCGCTTTTAGGTTTGGGAGATCCTTCTATTGTAACTTGGGGACAAATTCTCCATGATGCTCAAAGTTCGGGTGCAACCTTAAACGGCTTATGGTGGTGGATTATTCCCCCCGGTCTTTTTATAGCCCTTTTGGGTATGATATTTGCATTCCTAGGTTTTGCAATGGATAAGATACTGCATCCTAAACTCAGGACAAGGTAA
- a CDS encoding ABC transporter ATP-binding protein, which yields MSDNEKKIDPNDHVLELINIKKYFEPHQGFVQSLSKGIAKKIKAVDDVTLRLRRGEIFGLIGESGSGKTTIGKIAMKLHTPTEGTILYNGEDVTNSDKEKTAFYRRRVQMIFQDPYASMNPRFKIRDVMEEPLLIHKIKGTRAENDEKIIKAISEVKLNPPEEFMTRYPHMLSGGQRQRIATARTLILNPEVIVADEPVSMIDLSTRAEILHMMREVQRKLGLTYLYITHDLSTARYFTDRIAVMYLGRIVEMGDADDVIDNPMHPYTQALIEAVPEPKPGMLKVIKKLPISGEIPSPANVPSGCRFHTRCPYADESCSSMEEPSLMDIGKGHFHACRKAEEIKKG from the coding sequence ATGAGCGATAACGAAAAAAAGATAGATCCTAATGACCATGTTCTTGAACTGATTAATATAAAAAAATATTTTGAGCCCCATCAAGGTTTTGTCCAAAGCCTTTCAAAAGGTATAGCCAAAAAGATAAAGGCTGTAGATGATGTTACCTTGCGTCTGAGGAGGGGAGAAATCTTCGGCCTCATAGGGGAGTCGGGTTCAGGTAAAACTACGATAGGGAAGATAGCGATGAAGCTTCATACTCCTACCGAGGGAACAATCCTATATAATGGGGAAGATGTTACAAACAGCGACAAGGAAAAAACTGCCTTTTACCGCCGCCGTGTTCAGATGATTTTCCAAGACCCTTATGCTTCTATGAATCCCCGTTTTAAAATTCGGGATGTAATGGAGGAACCTCTTCTTATTCATAAGATTAAGGGAACAAGGGCCGAAAACGATGAAAAAATCATCAAGGCTATTTCGGAGGTAAAGCTCAACCCGCCTGAGGAATTTATGACACGCTATCCTCACATGCTTTCGGGCGGTCAAAGACAGCGTATAGCTACGGCGAGAACCCTTATCCTAAATCCCGAGGTTATAGTTGCGGATGAGCCTGTTTCGATGATCGACCTTTCAACCCGTGCGGAAATTCTTCACATGATGAGGGAAGTTCAAAGGAAACTGGGTCTTACCTATCTGTATATTACCCACGACCTTTCAACGGCAAGGTATTTTACCGATAGAATAGCGGTTATGTATCTCGGCCGCATCGTAGAGATGGGGGATGCCGATGATGTTATAGATAATCCTATGCATCCTTATACTCAGGCCCTGATTGAAGCCGTTCCCGAGCCCAAACCGGGAATGCTCAAGGTGATTAAAAAACTTCCCATTTCGGGAGAAATTCCTTCTCCTGCAAATGTGCCTTCGGGCTGCCGCTTCCATACGAGATGTCCCTATGCGGACGAGTCATGTTCTTCTATGGAAGAACCTTCTTTGATGGACATAGGAAAGGGACACTTTCATGCTTGCCGAAAGGCCGAAGAGATTAAGAAGGGGTAA
- a CDS encoding PTS sugar transporter subunit IIA, translating to MASEILTIEEVARYLRVSERTVYEWAQKGEIPAGKIGTVWRFKKDDIESWVDERLASSKTSAPKQHKIVTENFLSPDRVVLLDYSTKHDVLVMMSEVLAKAPQVKNSAELLDAILKREALMSTAVGRGIAIPHVRLSSVTDLVMAVGISKRDILDFDAVDGNPVRLVFMIAAANNQHDYYLQTISHFSAKLRNEELKSSLLNSTDPMEIYALLCE from the coding sequence TTGGCAAGCGAAATTTTAACTATTGAAGAAGTAGCCCGTTATTTGCGTGTTTCCGAGAGAACCGTTTACGAGTGGGCTCAAAAAGGTGAAATACCTGCCGGAAAGATTGGGACGGTCTGGCGTTTTAAAAAAGATGATATTGAGAGCTGGGTGGATGAAAGGTTAGCCTCTTCAAAAACTTCGGCTCCTAAGCAGCATAAAATAGTAACCGAAAATTTTTTGTCGCCTGACAGGGTTGTCCTTTTAGATTATTCTACAAAGCATGATGTTTTGGTTATGATGTCGGAGGTGCTGGCTAAGGCTCCTCAGGTAAAAAATTCGGCAGAGCTTTTAGATGCAATTTTAAAAAGAGAAGCTCTCATGTCTACCGCTGTAGGAAGAGGAATTGCCATTCCCCACGTAAGATTGTCCTCAGTTACCGATCTTGTAATGGCTGTAGGTATTTCTAAAAGGGATATCTTAGACTTTGATGCTGTTGACGGAAACCCCGTGCGATTGGTCTTTATGATTGCCGCTGCAAACAATCAACATGATTATTATTTGCAGACAATCTCCCATTTTAGTGCAAAACTGCGTAATGAAGAGCTTAAAAGCAGCCTATTAAATTCTACCGACCCCATGGAGATTTATGCTCTTTTGTGCGAATAG
- a CDS encoding ABC transporter ATP-binding protein: protein MENKEVVLDVKNLRLYYHTSAGIVKALDDVSFTLHAGETLGLVGESGCGKTTTGMALLKMPSPPGRVEENSQIIINGRNIVPLSDSEIRKNVRWQEISMVFQGAMNSLTPVYTIGKQMLETLREHKEMSDKEAQDLMEEYLGYVGLPPEVLNRYPHELSGGMKQRVVIASGLFLKPKLVILDEPTTALDVIVQAQIINLLKELKQKFKLSFIFITHDLSLEAEISDRICVMYAGKIAELGTNDQIYGKEPMHPYTQKLLQATPLLRKRVSELSYIPGTPPDLISPPKGCRFNPRCHCTMDKCFEVEPPLIEVEPGHQVACWRCVK, encoded by the coding sequence ATGGAAAATAAAGAAGTAGTTCTTGATGTAAAAAATTTGAGATTGTACTATCACACCTCCGCAGGTATTGTAAAAGCCTTGGATGATGTGAGTTTTACTCTTCATGCCGGCGAAACGCTGGGACTTGTAGGAGAATCCGGCTGCGGTAAAACGACTACAGGTATGGCTCTGCTTAAAATGCCCTCGCCTCCCGGAAGAGTAGAGGAGAATTCTCAGATTATAATCAATGGAAGGAATATTGTTCCCCTCTCCGATTCAGAGATAAGAAAAAATGTGCGCTGGCAGGAAATTTCGATGGTCTTCCAAGGAGCGATGAACAGTTTAACTCCGGTTTACACAATCGGAAAACAGATGCTTGAAACCTTGAGGGAGCACAAGGAAATGAGCGATAAAGAAGCTCAAGACCTAATGGAAGAGTATCTGGGCTATGTCGGCCTTCCGCCCGAAGTTTTAAACCGCTATCCCCACGAGCTTTCCGGAGGAATGAAGCAGAGGGTTGTTATAGCAAGCGGTTTATTTTTAAAGCCTAAACTGGTTATTCTGGATGAACCTACCACAGCCCTCGACGTTATTGTTCAAGCCCAGATTATAAATCTCTTAAAGGAACTAAAACAGAAATTTAAGCTTTCCTTTATATTTATTACCCACGATCTGTCGCTTGAAGCCGAGATTTCGGATAGGATTTGTGTTATGTATGCGGGAAAAATTGCCGAGCTCGGAACCAATGATCAGATATACGGTAAGGAGCCCATGCACCCATATACCCAAAAACTTTTACAGGCAACACCTCTTTTAAGGAAGAGGGTGAGCGAGCTTTCCTATATTCCGGGAACACCGCCCGACCTTATTTCTCCGCCCAAGGGCTGCCGTTTTAATCCGAGGTGTCATTGTACAATGGATAAGTGCTTCGAAGTTGAACCTCCTCTTATTGAGGTTGAACCGGGGCATCAAGTAGCATGCTGGAGGTGTGTAAAATGA
- a CDS encoding ABC transporter permease, producing the protein MYKWYALKRILRGVVIYSILIFIFSFLFNQINEKVQRSQIMEMVRAEAKGLKNMTAEQIMAWRKDQELTLIRQYKLDRPLVERVLHNAKRVLTFDFGKSTTIKSLTGSQEVIKILGEAIPRTLLLFTTAFVINTLIGLALGLKKAQKPGSRQDKVTSLITLIIYGMPSWWLAMLLIFVFVYKIPLFPSGGVNSVPVPEGIWFVFDRLQHLALPILTLVFLGFWSTAYVIRNLVLGTLQEDFIMSARARGIPEKKVLHGHTLRTSAPPLVTMILLSFLASMSGSIIFEGIFSWPGLGQLYWIAVQQNDIPVLMGDLAITTGLYQAGLIILDLVYGFLDPRIKVGGKE; encoded by the coding sequence ATGTACAAGTGGTATGCACTTAAACGTATTTTACGCGGTGTAGTAATATATTCCATTCTTATTTTTATCTTTTCTTTTTTATTTAATCAGATAAATGAAAAGGTTCAGCGCAGCCAGATAATGGAAATGGTACGTGCTGAAGCAAAGGGTCTAAAAAATATGACTGCCGAACAGATAATGGCATGGCGTAAAGATCAAGAATTGACCCTTATCAGACAATATAAATTAGACAGGCCCTTAGTTGAACGTGTTTTACACAACGCAAAGAGGGTTTTGACTTTTGATTTCGGTAAATCGACGACGATAAAATCCTTAACGGGTTCTCAAGAGGTTATCAAAATATTGGGAGAAGCGATTCCCAGAACCCTCTTGCTTTTTACAACAGCCTTTGTGATTAATACGCTGATCGGTTTAGCCCTGGGCTTAAAAAAAGCCCAAAAGCCGGGAAGCCGGCAGGATAAGGTAACAAGTTTGATTACTCTTATCATTTACGGTATGCCCAGCTGGTGGTTAGCCATGCTTTTAATATTTGTGTTTGTTTATAAAATTCCTCTTTTCCCATCGGGTGGAGTAAACTCTGTCCCTGTGCCGGAAGGTATATGGTTTGTATTTGATAGGCTGCAGCATCTTGCTCTTCCGATTCTTACCTTAGTTTTCTTAGGTTTTTGGAGTACGGCTTACGTTATCCGAAACCTTGTTTTGGGGACATTGCAGGAAGATTTTATAATGAGTGCAAGGGCGCGCGGTATCCCCGAAAAGAAGGTACTTCACGGCCACACTTTAAGGACATCGGCACCTCCATTGGTAACGATGATATTGCTTTCCTTTTTGGCCTCAATGTCGGGAAGTATCATATTTGAGGGTATTTTTTCGTGGCCCGGTCTAGGTCAGCTTTATTGGATCGCCGTTCAGCAAAACGATATCCCTGTCTTAATGGGAGATTTGGCCATTACAACAGGTCTTTATCAAGCAGGTCTTATAATCCTTGATTTGGTTTACGGTTTCTTAGACCCGCGTATAAAAGTCGGAGGCAAGGAATAA
- a CDS encoding ABC transporter substrate-binding protein translates to MKNFVKFLACMLAVALVFTACGGGAGTAAGGKSPVKNGTYVDKVVYSISTDQTVALKDVIEGKVDLMFTSVPPVLLSGLSDEDRDKIDVYPVPTGYWSLLFNPIPNKAPYVWKTEAGEEMFNPVAIKEVRYAFNWLINRKKLVDELLLGEGSPMYTPCTVGLPGAYRYNILASKFGITETGDEQKAVNMIENAMQKASQLAENKGKLVKENGKWMYKGKPVTIKSIMRVDDPTGRLPAARYIHAQIEKAGLTVEGFERDRKTAGSLVYGGNPANYDWTMYLEGWGSGGFYVTWETPLCQMYSPFYGYMPGGGEAEFWNYSNEKLDVLGKKAAYGQYLTAEEFFSETTDMCAIGMGEAVRVYVVSQNDLFVANRGRFNSRLFYGTSDGFNGWTVRCADVKPDADGPYKGKRVLRVLQYSAQGSLFMSEWDPVGGQGFSDSYSTAFFNAVTDRASFDNPAVGRLEFAMSTVDVANAKFAPKFVATGNKTEEGDDELAMGGDIPVPAEAVMYDTASKKWVPAESGQSVATVVTGKLVDGYYWHHGEPVDLNDVRYAFAFAYEWAIQDGEGDLYYDAPLSSVTLPSLKTTKGIVFNKDGSITTYSNYFHAPIPRDTAITVGGLSVKAANPGRRTNVPWEIYEALAEMVVHGSKSGTVYNFAKDGGERGVEANVKNPDCLADLKAKLEEFVASKHIPVSLKDFINEDYALKRYKASIAFIEKYGNAYITTGPLMFEKIDPITSSVVLANFDKYPYKSDYFPNMFRTDLTEIQYVKAPVAPSADKDAVFEATVSKYAYPEVERVPLDKGKVEGRLQLPSGGEKTYTAKAIGDGKFTITVPASDLAGLEKGVEYIMVVLTSISDEPPSANSVSFTILK, encoded by the coding sequence ATGAAGAATTTTGTTAAGTTTTTAGCATGTATGCTTGCAGTGGCTTTGGTATTTACTGCATGCGGAGGCGGCGCCGGAACTGCCGCAGGAGGCAAAAGCCCCGTAAAAAACGGTACCTATGTAGATAAGGTTGTCTACTCCATAAGTACCGATCAAACAGTTGCCTTAAAAGATGTTATTGAGGGAAAGGTAGACCTTATGTTTACCTCTGTTCCGCCGGTACTTTTGTCGGGTTTAAGTGATGAAGACAGAGATAAGATAGATGTTTATCCCGTTCCTACAGGTTATTGGTCTCTTCTATTTAATCCTATTCCCAACAAGGCTCCCTATGTTTGGAAGACCGAAGCCGGAGAGGAAATGTTTAACCCCGTTGCAATCAAGGAAGTCCGCTATGCTTTTAACTGGTTAATCAACCGAAAGAAATTGGTAGATGAACTTCTTTTGGGTGAAGGCTCTCCTATGTACACTCCCTGTACCGTGGGTCTTCCCGGAGCATACCGCTACAATATTTTGGCTTCCAAATTCGGTATCACCGAAACGGGAGATGAGCAAAAAGCCGTCAACATGATTGAAAATGCTATGCAAAAAGCTTCTCAACTTGCAGAAAACAAGGGAAAACTTGTAAAGGAAAACGGAAAATGGATGTACAAGGGCAAGCCCGTTACAATTAAGTCCATAATGCGTGTTGACGATCCTACAGGCCGTCTTCCTGCAGCCCGCTATATTCATGCTCAAATCGAAAAAGCCGGTCTTACGGTTGAAGGTTTTGAGCGCGACCGAAAAACAGCCGGTAGTCTTGTTTACGGCGGAAACCCTGCCAACTATGATTGGACTATGTACCTTGAAGGCTGGGGTTCAGGCGGTTTCTATGTAACATGGGAAACTCCTCTTTGCCAGATGTACAGCCCCTTCTACGGCTACATGCCCGGAGGCGGAGAGGCCGAATTCTGGAATTATTCAAACGAAAAATTAGATGTTTTAGGTAAAAAGGCCGCCTACGGACAGTATTTGACTGCCGAAGAATTCTTTAGCGAAACAACCGATATGTGTGCTATAGGAATGGGAGAGGCTGTCCGCGTTTATGTTGTTTCTCAAAACGATTTATTTGTAGCCAACAGAGGAAGATTTAATTCCCGTCTTTTCTATGGAACCTCTGACGGCTTTAACGGCTGGACCGTAAGATGTGCCGATGTTAAGCCCGATGCTGATGGCCCCTATAAGGGAAAGAGGGTTTTGCGCGTATTGCAGTATTCGGCTCAAGGCTCCCTATTTATGTCTGAATGGGATCCTGTAGGCGGACAGGGCTTTAGTGATTCTTATAGCACTGCCTTTTTTAATGCCGTTACCGATAGAGCTTCCTTTGATAACCCTGCTGTAGGACGATTGGAATTTGCTATGTCAACGGTTGATGTTGCAAATGCGAAATTCGCTCCCAAATTCGTAGCCACAGGCAACAAGACAGAGGAAGGAGATGATGAACTTGCAATGGGCGGTGATATTCCCGTTCCTGCAGAAGCCGTTATGTATGATACGGCTTCAAAAAAATGGGTTCCTGCAGAGTCCGGTCAAAGTGTTGCAACTGTTGTAACAGGTAAGCTTGTAGACGGTTATTACTGGCATCACGGCGAACCTGTCGATCTTAACGATGTCAGGTATGCCTTTGCTTTTGCTTATGAGTGGGCTATTCAAGACGGAGAGGGAGACCTCTACTATGATGCTCCTTTAAGCAGTGTAACTCTTCCAAGTCTTAAAACCACAAAAGGTATAGTATTTAATAAGGACGGTTCTATCACTACATACAGTAACTACTTCCATGCTCCTATCCCAAGAGACACAGCTATAACTGTAGGCGGTTTAAGCGTAAAGGCTGCTAACCCCGGACGACGAACAAACGTACCTTGGGAAATTTATGAAGCCTTGGCAGAAATGGTAGTACACGGCTCAAAGAGCGGAACGGTTTATAACTTTGCTAAAGACGGCGGAGAGCGCGGTGTAGAAGCAAACGTTAAAAACCCCGATTGTCTTGCAGACCTCAAGGCCAAATTGGAAGAATTTGTTGCTTCAAAGCATATTCCTGTGTCTTTAAAGGATTTTATAAATGAAGATTACGCCCTTAAGAGATACAAGGCTTCTATAGCCTTTATCGAAAAATACGGAAATGCTTATATTACAACAGGTCCCTTGATGTTCGAAAAAATCGACCCTATTACAAGCTCCGTCGTATTGGCTAACTTTGATAAATATCCTTATAAGAGCGACTACTTCCCGAATATGTTTAGAACGGACCTTACCGAGATTCAGTATGTCAAGGCTCCTGTAGCTCCTTCGGCAGACAAGGATGCCGTATTTGAGGCAACCGTTTCCAAGTATGCTTATCCTGAGGTTGAAAGAGTTCCTCTCGATAAGGGAAAGGTTGAAGGACGTCTCCAGCTTCCTTCAGGCGGAGAGAAGACTTATACTGCTAAAGCAATAGGTGACGGTAAATTCACTATTACCGTACCTGCATCGGACTTAGCCGGACTTGAAAAAGGCGTGGAATATATAATGGTTGTATTAACCTCAATTTCCGATGAGCCGCCCTCAGCAAATTCGGTAAGCTTTACAATTCTTAAATAA